In Nitrospira sp., a single genomic region encodes these proteins:
- a CDS encoding VOC family protein, whose translation MQFSLLGWLVHGIVTQPSDGSQPDQPRRKIELTTERALPTITGGETGMDVPAHRGLRHVALRVTNLTRSRAFYEQLLGMAVVWEPDADNVYFSSGTDNLALHQISPGELQAYSAATGQLLDHLGVIVESPQAVDRMYAAIEPKLASLGGAITKKPKQHRDGSYSFYFSDPDGNVIQALYEPTISRLRFSAET comes from the coding sequence ATGCAATTCTCCTTGTTGGGATGGCTGGTACACGGCATCGTAACACAGCCGTCCGACGGTTCGCAGCCGGATCAGCCGCGCCGGAAAATCGAATTGACGACGGAGCGGGCGTTACCTACTATAACGGGCGGAGAGACCGGTATGGATGTTCCCGCTCATCGTGGCTTGCGGCATGTGGCGCTCCGCGTCACCAACTTGACACGCTCCCGGGCCTTTTATGAGCAGCTGTTGGGAATGGCGGTGGTATGGGAACCGGATGCCGACAATGTGTATTTCAGCTCCGGGACGGACAATCTGGCGTTGCATCAAATCAGCCCGGGCGAACTGCAGGCCTATTCTGCGGCGACCGGGCAGCTGTTGGATCATCTGGGCGTGATCGTCGAGAGCCCCCAAGCGGTCGATCGCATGTATGCCGCGATTGAGCCGAAGCTCGCCTCACTGGGAGGAGCGATCACCAAGAAACCGAAGCAGCATCGAGACGGCAGCTACTCGTTTTACTTCTCCGATCCCGACGGCAACGTCATTCAAGCGCTGTACGAACCGACCATCAGCAGGCTGCGGTTCAGTGCTGAGACATGA
- a CDS encoding MBL fold metallo-hydrolase: protein MSRIWDYYPRQHYLSLVPWVWVQLESGEPPGPFPFIGGAGSDVIASLHEAHSLLASSIDTAISDVFSKRAPLDDPDRRRRLEDAYSELVAARPYLQRHIACGRKPDGSFHWEFPTDPTKSSTVTNGGLRIFHSVRRQAIPIAFEQRPLGPVIGKVLGMLNGTRQVEEIKTVVSTSSRESQVVLIRLMEAFHQYECLVSSPQVAVRQQWFEAVQDQDTVHLGHAALLYRQQEQALLFDPWLLPWYAESSVPSPWGPLLPKPAAVFLTHDHDDHVDPRTLLHLPKETPIIVPSRRNRKQLFYDYLSLLRELGFAHVIELAHGEAWSFEGGAVVSVPFYGEDPCDLEMPRNCYLISDRGYNVLVHADSGPTNDGRSALKENILARLVDKYGPIPLVFASQQQLLELRSHAAHAALSHPGKWLDIGENGYLTNAYLAEICAAARAKALVSYATGGADWYPDHLSFMFSRRNPARTALLTAHWEPPENLKAFLAPLGCGYHYAQAFDRYRLTQEGTIDVRSAGGRLEPMTLYTAAFGEPVFMQTGRRS from the coding sequence ATGAGCCGCATCTGGGATTACTATCCGAGGCAGCATTATCTGAGTCTCGTGCCGTGGGTCTGGGTCCAGTTGGAAAGCGGCGAGCCGCCCGGTCCCTTTCCCTTCATCGGCGGTGCGGGCTCCGACGTCATCGCGAGCCTTCATGAAGCGCACAGCCTGCTCGCCAGTTCCATCGACACCGCTATCAGCGATGTCTTCTCCAAGCGGGCGCCCCTGGATGATCCGGACCGCCGCCGACGATTGGAAGACGCCTATTCGGAACTCGTCGCCGCACGGCCATATCTGCAACGACATATCGCCTGCGGGCGCAAGCCCGACGGCAGCTTTCACTGGGAGTTTCCGACTGATCCGACGAAGTCGTCTACGGTGACGAACGGAGGACTGCGGATTTTTCATTCGGTGAGGCGGCAGGCGATCCCGATCGCCTTCGAGCAGCGCCCGCTCGGTCCCGTGATCGGGAAAGTCCTCGGCATGCTGAACGGCACGCGACAGGTGGAAGAAATCAAGACGGTCGTCTCCACGTCGTCGCGGGAGTCGCAGGTCGTGCTCATTCGACTGATGGAGGCCTTCCATCAATATGAGTGTCTCGTCAGCTCGCCCCAGGTCGCGGTCCGGCAGCAGTGGTTCGAAGCCGTGCAGGATCAGGACACAGTCCATCTCGGCCATGCCGCCTTGCTGTATCGGCAACAGGAGCAGGCGCTGCTCTTCGACCCCTGGCTGCTGCCCTGGTACGCCGAATCGTCCGTGCCGTCTCCCTGGGGTCCGCTGTTGCCCAAGCCGGCCGCCGTGTTCCTGACCCACGATCATGACGACCATGTGGACCCGCGCACACTCCTGCATCTTCCCAAGGAGACGCCCATCATCGTGCCGAGCCGGCGCAACCGCAAGCAATTGTTCTACGACTATCTGTCGCTGCTCCGGGAGTTGGGATTCGCTCACGTGATTGAGCTGGCTCACGGCGAGGCCTGGTCTTTCGAAGGAGGAGCCGTCGTCTCGGTTCCGTTCTACGGGGAAGATCCCTGTGACCTGGAGATGCCGCGAAACTGTTATCTGATCAGCGACCGAGGCTACAATGTTCTAGTGCATGCCGACAGCGGTCCGACCAACGACGGACGTTCCGCCCTGAAGGAGAATATTCTCGCCCGGCTGGTCGACAAGTACGGGCCGATCCCCCTCGTGTTCGCCTCGCAGCAGCAATTGCTGGAACTCCGGAGTCATGCCGCGCATGCGGCCCTGTCCCATCCGGGCAAGTGGCTCGACATCGGCGAGAACGGCTACCTCACCAACGCATACCTGGCCGAGATCTGCGCGGCGGCCCGCGCAAAAGCGCTTGTCTCGTACGCCACCGGAGGTGCCGATTGGTACCCCGATCACTTGTCCTTTATGTTCAGTCGGAGAAATCCCGCGAGAACGGCGCTGCTCACGGCGCATTGGGAGCCTCCGGAAAATCTGAAAGCCTTTCTCGCTCCTCTAGGTTGCGGGTATCATTATGCCCAGGCATTCGACCGGTATCGGCTGACCCAGGAGGGGACGATCGACGTCCGGTCGGCGGGTGGAAGGCTTGAGCCGATGACCTTATACACGGCGGCGTTCGGAGAACCGGTCTTCATGCAGACGGGGCGGCGGTCGTAG
- a CDS encoding PGPGW domain-containing protein, whose product MDWLLSTVGQVVSTDTLIALTVLSLVFFVGTLIAIPFILVRLPADYFDVRVPRPWMENHHPVLRMAGHLVKNVLGAVFVFVGFLMLFLPGQGILTMLIGISMLDFPGKRRVEAKLIGQPTILGAINAMRRKFEKPPLVLAPDS is encoded by the coding sequence ATGGATTGGCTCCTTTCGACGGTGGGGCAGGTCGTCTCGACGGACACATTGATCGCGTTGACGGTCCTCTCGCTGGTGTTTTTTGTCGGTACACTCATCGCCATTCCGTTCATCCTGGTGCGCCTTCCGGCGGACTATTTCGATGTCCGGGTGCCTCGACCCTGGATGGAAAATCATCATCCCGTGCTTCGCATGGCGGGCCATCTCGTCAAGAACGTCCTGGGTGCCGTGTTCGTTTTCGTGGGGTTTTTGATGTTGTTCCTGCCGGGGCAGGGCATCCTCACGATGTTGATCGGTATCTCCATGCTCGATTTTCCGGGTAAGCGCAGGGTGGAAGCCAAATTGATCGGTCAACCGACCATTCTGGGGGCCATCAATGCGATGCGCCGGAAATTCGAGAAACCTCCGCTTGTGCTCGCTCCGGACTCGTAA
- a CDS encoding NAD-dependent epimerase → MGDSNRVILVTGAGGFIGFHVVKRLIARGDSVIGLDNINDYYDVRLKQARLAQLASLDRYQFVKLDLANRLGMKELFAEHPIKRVVHLAAQAGVRYSLVNPHAYTDSNIEGFMNVLEGCRRSRIEHLVYASSSSVYGGNTQMPFSIHDNVDHPVSLYAASKKANELMAHSYAHLYRIPCTGLRFFTVYGPWGRPDMALFIFTKAILEGEPIDVFNHGKMSRDFTYIDDIVEGVVRTLDRPAEPNPQWTGDSPDPGTSSAPARVYNIGNHQPVALLRFIEVLEQAVGKKAEKRLLPLQSGDVPATYADIDDLARDVGFKPATPIEVGIPRFVEWYRGFYKV, encoded by the coding sequence ATGGGTGATTCCAATAGAGTGATTCTCGTCACGGGAGCCGGCGGTTTTATCGGCTTCCACGTCGTCAAGCGGTTGATCGCGCGAGGCGATTCCGTGATCGGCCTCGACAACATCAACGACTACTATGACGTTCGACTCAAGCAAGCGCGTTTAGCCCAGTTGGCCTCGTTGGACCGGTACCAGTTCGTGAAGCTCGACCTGGCCAATCGGCTGGGCATGAAGGAGCTGTTCGCCGAACATCCGATCAAGCGGGTCGTTCATCTGGCGGCGCAGGCCGGCGTCCGGTATTCCCTGGTCAACCCCCATGCGTATACCGACAGCAACATCGAAGGCTTCATGAACGTGCTCGAAGGGTGCCGGCGTAGCAGGATCGAACACCTGGTCTATGCCTCGTCGAGCTCCGTCTACGGGGGCAACACCCAGATGCCCTTTTCCATACACGACAATGTAGACCATCCGGTCTCCCTCTATGCGGCCAGCAAAAAGGCCAACGAGTTGATGGCTCATTCTTACGCGCATCTGTACCGCATTCCCTGTACCGGGCTCCGATTTTTCACCGTCTATGGTCCTTGGGGGCGGCCCGACATGGCGCTCTTCATTTTCACGAAGGCCATCCTGGAAGGGGAGCCGATCGACGTCTTCAACCATGGAAAGATGAGTCGTGATTTCACCTATATCGACGACATCGTCGAAGGGGTCGTACGCACGCTGGATCGGCCGGCGGAGCCGAATCCCCAGTGGACGGGTGACTCTCCGGATCCCGGAACCAGTTCAGCCCCCGCCCGGGTCTACAACATCGGCAATCATCAGCCGGTGGCGCTGCTGCGGTTCATCGAGGTGTTGGAACAGGCCGTCGGCAAGAAAGCGGAGAAGCGGCTGCTGCCGTTGCAGTCGGGGGATGTGCCGGCGACCTATGCGGACATCGACGACCTCGCGAGAGACGTCGGATTCAAGCCTGCGACGCCGATCGAAGTGGGTATTCCGCGCTTTGTTGAATGGTATCGCGGGTTCTATAAAGTCTAG
- the rpsU gene encoding 30S ribosomal protein S21 has product MEIKVFNNNVEKALKVAKKKLAGEGLFRELKRRRYYEKPSVRKKAKQREAQRRRQKWLSKRKPE; this is encoded by the coding sequence ATGGAAATCAAGGTCTTCAATAACAACGTTGAAAAGGCCCTCAAGGTCGCCAAGAAAAAGCTCGCGGGCGAGGGGCTTTTCCGGGAACTGAAGCGGCGGCGTTACTATGAGAAGCCGAGCGTCCGGAAGAAAGCCAAGCAGCGCGAGGCGCAACGGCGCCGGCAAAAGTGGCTGTCGAAGCGGAAGCCGGAATAG
- a CDS encoding sulfurtransferase TusA family protein, whose amino-acid sequence MMMIADVTLDTLGYFCPMPIIMTSKKIKELALGQILEVLSDDEGIKKDMPAWCDTTGHQMLGLEEEQAQSGRVYKAFVKKTK is encoded by the coding sequence ATGATGATGATTGCTGATGTGACGCTCGACACACTGGGGTACTTTTGTCCCATGCCGATCATCATGACCTCGAAGAAGATCAAGGAATTGGCTTTGGGGCAAATCCTTGAGGTCCTGTCCGACGACGAGGGTATCAAGAAGGATATGCCGGCTTGGTGCGACACGACCGGTCACCAGATGCTGGGCCTCGAAGAGGAGCAGGCTCAGTCCGGGCGCGTCTACAAAGCCTTTGTGAAGAAGACTAAGTAG
- a CDS encoding HAD family phosphatase, protein MIPDLLQAIGAIIFDFNGVLADDETPHVLCFQQALSEFSLPLTVEDYYGRYLGMDERTCAAWLLRERGEGHNDGLLDRVIARKAELFALRTADDKPPLFAGAAAFVKAARATYRLAIASGGRRHQIDRALQGTPIERDFDVIVAAEDCSIGKPDPAIYRMTLACLNNGGHPPLSASNCLVIEDSLAGIRAARQAGMKVLAVATTYPAEKLCEADGVLPGLLGLTPEAAVGMLTGIGRDSRLAHPAPITVPATATPSKGE, encoded by the coding sequence ATGATACCGGACCTGCTTCAGGCGATCGGCGCGATCATTTTCGACTTCAACGGGGTGCTGGCCGATGACGAGACGCCTCATGTCCTGTGCTTTCAGCAGGCCCTGTCCGAGTTCAGCCTACCGCTGACGGTGGAGGACTACTACGGCAGGTACCTCGGTATGGATGAGCGGACCTGCGCCGCATGGCTGCTGAGAGAGCGAGGCGAGGGCCACAACGACGGCCTGCTCGACCGCGTCATTGCCAGGAAGGCCGAACTCTTCGCGCTCCGAACCGCCGACGACAAGCCGCCGTTGTTCGCCGGCGCGGCCGCATTCGTGAAGGCCGCCCGTGCCACATACCGGCTGGCCATCGCGTCGGGAGGCCGGCGCCATCAGATCGACCGAGCCCTCCAAGGAACCCCGATCGAGCGAGACTTCGACGTCATCGTCGCAGCCGAGGATTGCTCGATCGGAAAGCCCGATCCCGCCATTTATCGCATGACGCTCGCGTGCCTCAACAATGGTGGACATCCACCTTTGTCCGCCTCGAACTGTCTGGTGATCGAGGATTCACTTGCCGGTATCCGAGCCGCCCGACAAGCCGGCATGAAGGTCCTCGCAGTGGCGACGACCTATCCCGCCGAAAAGCTGTGCGAAGCCGATGGGGTATTGCCCGGCCTCTTAGGTCTCACGCCGGAAGCGGCGGTCGGCATGCTGACCGGAATCGGCCGGGACAGCCGCCTCGCACATCCGGCACCCATCACCGTACCCGCCACAGCGACCCCCTCGAAAGGTGAATAG
- a CDS encoding endonuclease III, giving the protein MGVVARESDRDPFRILISCLLSLRTKDKTTSEASGRLFTLAHTPASMLSLPLAEIQKAIYPVGFYRTKAKSIRLICRRLIDVYGGIVPDSIDELLTLSGVGRKTANLVVTVGYRKPGICVDIHVHRITNRWGYVKTRMPDETEQVLRRKLPKPYWMTFNDLLVPYGQNLCQPVSPFCSRCKLIDCCDQAGVTRSR; this is encoded by the coding sequence GTGGGGGTAGTGGCGCGCGAATCGGATCGTGACCCTTTCCGCATTTTAATCTCCTGCCTCCTGAGCCTGCGCACCAAGGATAAGACCACAAGCGAAGCCAGTGGGCGCTTGTTCACCCTCGCCCATACCCCTGCGTCCATGTTGTCCCTGCCGCTGGCGGAGATTCAGAAAGCCATCTACCCGGTGGGGTTCTATCGGACGAAAGCCAAATCCATCCGTCTCATCTGTCGCCGTCTCATCGACGTCTACGGCGGAATCGTTCCCGATTCCATCGACGAGCTACTGACCCTGTCTGGCGTAGGCCGCAAGACCGCCAATCTCGTGGTGACGGTGGGGTACCGAAAGCCTGGGATCTGTGTGGACATTCACGTTCACCGCATTACCAATCGGTGGGGCTATGTGAAGACGCGCATGCCCGATGAGACCGAGCAGGTACTGCGAAGAAAGCTGCCGAAGCCCTACTGGATGACGTTCAACGATTTGCTGGTTCCCTATGGGCAGAACCTCTGCCAGCCGGTGTCGCCCTTCTGCAGCCGCTGCAAGTTAATCGACTGTTGCGATCAGGCCGGAGTGACGAGAAGTCGCTGA
- a CDS encoding cation:proton antiporter, producing the protein MTDYGVLGNLLVIFSVSIAVVFVFHQFRLPSIAGFLVAGALIGPHGLNLISDVGTVQILAEIGVVLLLFTIGIEFSLVQLASLRRLLLVAAPIQVGGVLFVACLAVLPTGLGWQEGMFWGFMLSLSSTAIVLKTLANRGDSDSIHGRATIGILIFQDLAVVPMMLLTPILARPAEGAGLSTLATLGKSALVVGLVVAAAWYAVPKLLEHIVRSRSRELFLLTIIVLCLGIAWLTSLGGLSLALGAFIAGLVISESEYSHQAMAEVLPFRDSFNSLFFVSIGILMNWRVLIEHPFLVTGLLGAILLVKFVAGAVAALAVKVPLRSALMVGVALAQVGEFSFLLAQQGQESGLLRGDPYQVFLAVSVLSMIITPFLMEWSPAMARRVEAMQRLRHWFPTRTTAHALQAEGKHIRIKDHVIIVGYGLNGRNLARVLSETEIPYVALDLDGDTVRREAQHGVPVYYGDATNANVLRHVKIEDAKVLVVAISDPFVTRRTVQVAKGLNSKLHVVVRTRYLRELEELHQLGADDVVPEEFETSIEIFALVLRTYDMPQEFVTRKAEQIRREGYALLRRSELPELAHHLRGGTLTDAEVETCRIEEDAPSVGKTLDDLAIRPRTGASVIAWTRAGVTESNPPLKTKLKGGDIVVLLGAREQIRRAMSLLVEPSRE; encoded by the coding sequence ATGACGGACTATGGTGTACTCGGCAATTTGCTCGTCATTTTCTCGGTGTCGATCGCCGTCGTCTTCGTCTTTCACCAGTTCAGGCTCCCCTCGATCGCCGGATTTCTCGTCGCAGGGGCGCTGATCGGACCGCACGGGTTGAACCTCATTTCCGATGTGGGAACGGTCCAGATCTTGGCCGAGATCGGCGTCGTGCTGCTCCTCTTCACGATCGGGATTGAGTTTTCACTGGTGCAACTCGCGTCCCTTCGACGGCTGCTTCTGGTTGCGGCGCCCATTCAGGTCGGCGGTGTCCTGTTCGTGGCCTGTCTGGCCGTCCTGCCGACCGGGCTTGGGTGGCAGGAGGGAATGTTCTGGGGATTCATGCTTTCACTCAGCAGCACGGCCATCGTCTTGAAGACGCTGGCGAACCGCGGCGACAGCGATTCGATCCACGGCCGCGCCACGATCGGCATCCTGATCTTTCAGGATCTTGCCGTCGTTCCGATGATGCTGCTGACGCCCATTCTCGCCCGTCCAGCCGAGGGAGCCGGCCTCTCGACTCTCGCGACGTTGGGCAAGTCTGCGCTGGTGGTCGGGCTCGTTGTGGCCGCGGCCTGGTATGCCGTTCCGAAGCTGCTGGAACATATCGTCCGAAGCCGGAGTCGGGAGCTGTTTCTCCTGACGATCATCGTGCTCTGTCTGGGCATCGCTTGGCTAACGTCTCTGGGCGGCCTTTCCCTGGCCCTCGGCGCCTTCATTGCCGGCCTGGTCATTTCGGAGTCCGAGTACAGTCACCAGGCGATGGCGGAGGTGCTTCCATTCCGCGACAGTTTCAACAGTCTGTTCTTCGTCTCGATCGGCATTCTCATGAACTGGCGCGTGCTGATCGAGCATCCCTTTCTGGTCACCGGACTGCTGGGGGCCATCCTCCTGGTGAAATTTGTCGCCGGAGCGGTTGCCGCCCTTGCGGTGAAGGTTCCGCTCCGTTCGGCGCTGATGGTCGGTGTGGCGCTGGCGCAAGTGGGCGAGTTCAGCTTTCTTCTGGCCCAACAGGGGCAGGAGAGCGGTCTGTTGCGGGGAGATCCCTATCAGGTGTTCTTGGCGGTCTCGGTTCTCTCCATGATCATCACGCCGTTCTTGATGGAGTGGTCGCCGGCGATGGCGCGGCGCGTCGAAGCGATGCAACGCCTGCGGCATTGGTTTCCCACCCGCACCACCGCGCATGCGTTGCAAGCGGAAGGGAAGCACATCCGAATCAAGGATCATGTCATTATCGTCGGATACGGGCTCAACGGGCGGAATCTTGCGCGTGTCTTGAGCGAAACGGAAATTCCGTACGTCGCTTTGGATCTCGACGGCGATACGGTCAGACGGGAGGCGCAGCACGGCGTGCCGGTGTACTACGGAGACGCCACGAACGCGAACGTGCTGCGTCACGTGAAGATCGAGGATGCCAAAGTGCTGGTCGTCGCCATCTCGGATCCGTTCGTCACCCGTCGGACCGTTCAAGTGGCCAAGGGACTCAATTCGAAACTGCACGTGGTCGTACGCACGCGATACCTGCGCGAGCTCGAGGAGCTGCATCAGCTGGGAGCCGACGACGTCGTGCCTGAAGAATTCGAAACGTCCATCGAGATCTTCGCGCTTGTCTTACGCACCTACGACATGCCGCAGGAGTTCGTGACGCGGAAGGCCGAACAGATCCGACGGGAGGGCTATGCGCTGTTGCGCCGCAGCGAACTACCCGAGCTGGCCCATCATCTGAGAGGCGGGACCCTCACCGATGCAGAGGTTGAGACGTGCCGGATCGAGGAGGACGCGCCCTCTGTGGGAAAAACATTGGACGATCTGGCGATCCGTCCCCGCACGGGAGCCTCCGTCATCGCGTGGACCCGTGCCGGCGTCACCGAGTCCAATCCGCCTCTGAAGACCAAGCTCAAGGGAGGCGATATCGTGGTGCTGCTGGGGGCGCGTGAACAGATCAGGCGGGCGATGAGTCTTCTGGTTGAGCCGTCGCGCGAGTAA
- a CDS encoding SUMF1/EgtB/PvdO family nonheme iron enzyme yields MMWCSLSSLIVAVVLCLPPAACAVDAVSSGGDEAPMVEVPAGPFPMGVPPGDRDGGRDEYPRHEVYLDSYEIDLYEVTNARYQAFVKATGHRVPQNPKNPTRNLWQGETVSEMLANRPVVNVDWADADAYCHWAGKRLPTEAEWEKAAKGNTDHRFPWGNVEPTNKHLNFNQKWIGEKTLMPVGSYEAGKSPYGAYDMAGNVWEWVHDWYDPRYYEKSPSKNPRGPDDGTKRVLRGSGWQNETPTVRIFTRVESDPTVRNESTGFRCARDAK; encoded by the coding sequence ATGATGTGGTGTTCGCTCTCGTCGCTGATCGTCGCCGTCGTCTTGTGCCTACCTCCTGCAGCTTGCGCGGTCGACGCGGTATCGTCCGGGGGCGACGAGGCTCCGATGGTGGAGGTGCCGGCCGGACCGTTCCCGATGGGCGTGCCACCCGGAGATCGGGACGGAGGTCGGGATGAATACCCCCGCCACGAAGTCTACCTGGATTCCTACGAGATCGACCTCTACGAAGTGACCAATGCTCGGTATCAGGCATTTGTCAAAGCCACGGGCCACCGCGTGCCCCAAAACCCAAAGAATCCGACTAGGAATCTCTGGCAAGGCGAGACGGTTTCCGAGATGCTTGCCAACCGGCCGGTCGTAAACGTGGATTGGGCCGATGCGGACGCCTACTGTCACTGGGCGGGCAAACGACTGCCGACGGAAGCCGAATGGGAAAAGGCCGCCAAGGGCAATACCGACCACCGCTTCCCGTGGGGGAACGTCGAACCCACCAACAAGCATCTGAACTTCAATCAAAAATGGATCGGAGAAAAGACCCTCATGCCGGTCGGGAGTTATGAGGCGGGAAAGAGCCCCTACGGTGCCTACGACATGGCGGGAAACGTCTGGGAGTGGGTGCACGACTGGTACGATCCGCGGTATTACGAAAAAAGCCCCAGTAAGAATCCCAGAGGGCCCGACGACGGAACCAAGCGGGTGCTTCGCGGGTCCGGATGGCAGAATGAAACCCCCACGGTCCGCATTTTCACCCGCGTGGAGAGCGATCCAACCGTCCGGAACGAATCGACCGGCTTTCGTTGCGCGCGGGATGCGAAATAA
- a CDS encoding DsrE/DsrF/DrsH-like family protein, which yields MTATQLDPAVALSDLQVSKPDRVTIVLLSGDLDRAMAAFIIATGAAAMGMQVTMFFTFWGLNAIRRKGATSSARDWLRRMFGLLNQGGAETLPLSRFHFGGLGTRMMHKVMKQHRMPGVPELIATAMDLGVRFIACTTTMGLMGITKETLIDGVDQFAGVTTYLAEAKQGSVNLFI from the coding sequence ATGACTGCCACACAACTGGATCCCGCGGTCGCCTTATCGGATCTGCAAGTCTCCAAACCCGACCGGGTGACGATCGTGCTGCTTAGCGGCGACCTTGATCGTGCGATGGCTGCCTTCATCATCGCGACCGGAGCCGCGGCGATGGGCATGCAGGTCACGATGTTCTTCACCTTCTGGGGGTTGAACGCGATCCGCCGGAAGGGGGCGACAAGTTCCGCAAGAGATTGGCTCCGGCGCATGTTCGGGTTATTGAACCAGGGAGGCGCCGAGACCCTTCCGCTGTCCCGCTTTCATTTCGGCGGGCTTGGCACCAGAATGATGCACAAGGTGATGAAACAACACCGAATGCCGGGGGTGCCTGAACTGATCGCCACGGCGATGGATCTTGGCGTCCGATTCATCGCCTGCACGACCACGATGGGACTCATGGGGATCACGAAGGAAACCCTGATCGACGGCGTCGACCAGTTCGCGGGTGTAACCACGTATCTAGCCGAGGCGAAGCAGGGCAGTGTCAATCTCTTCATTTAG
- the ftcD gene encoding glutamate formimidoyltransferase: MDHLVTCVPNFSEGRNRTTVRALIRAVQSVPGVALLDWTMDPDHHRSVLTFVGEPDAAADAAFRVIQVATDLIDLRKHDGVHPRIGATDVVPFVPARGVSAQDCVQLARRLGELVGRQLGIPVFLYEQAAASPDRAPLESIRRGGVKGLASRMRSDPGWRPDFGPAAPHRTAGAIAIGARPPLIAFNVNLQSSNLEVARSIARTVRQSNGGMAHVKAIGVDLPSRRMVQVAMNLTDYRVTPIHVAFEAVQALASLHAVPVADSEIVGLVPEKALVDTAADALRLEAFDRSLILERKVESAFGASSSSAAATNHQPGTDLRRLSVAQLLDAIAAATPSPAGASVSALVAACAVSLGIMGARLSRRRGDAARLHSLAKRLGRLAQADGVAYGKYLQASRLPASDPRRSARLAAALHRATEVPLQIAELAGLAGRRLHIGRKYVKARVQADATVGGLLCLAAGEAGLCIVRDNVRYQQNHKLLRSVHSRIRRVAIRLEELRRLCYTPPSDRSVTREKSAQARPEKAQKRREWKSRSSITTLKRPSRSPRKSSRARGFSGN, from the coding sequence GTGGACCACCTTGTGACCTGTGTGCCGAACTTCAGCGAGGGACGGAACAGAACGACCGTCCGCGCCTTGATCCGGGCGGTGCAATCGGTGCCGGGTGTGGCGCTGTTGGACTGGACGATGGATCCGGACCACCACCGGTCGGTCCTCACGTTTGTGGGCGAACCGGATGCGGCGGCCGACGCGGCGTTTCGTGTCATCCAGGTGGCGACCGATCTGATCGACCTGCGCAAGCATGATGGCGTGCATCCGCGGATCGGTGCCACGGACGTCGTGCCCTTTGTTCCGGCCAGGGGCGTTTCGGCGCAGGACTGCGTGCAGCTGGCCCGGCGGCTCGGAGAGCTGGTGGGTCGACAATTGGGGATCCCCGTATTTCTCTATGAGCAGGCGGCTGCCAGTCCGGACCGCGCGCCGCTCGAATCGATACGCCGGGGAGGCGTGAAGGGGCTCGCGAGTCGGATGCGATCCGATCCTGGCTGGCGCCCGGACTTCGGGCCGGCCGCGCCCCACCGGACCGCGGGAGCGATCGCCATCGGTGCCAGGCCTCCGTTGATCGCCTTCAACGTCAATCTGCAATCGTCGAACCTTGAAGTCGCCCGGTCCATCGCCCGGACGGTCCGCCAGTCGAACGGTGGCATGGCGCACGTCAAGGCGATTGGGGTCGACCTCCCCAGCCGTCGCATGGTGCAGGTGGCCATGAATCTGACCGACTATCGTGTGACGCCGATCCATGTGGCATTCGAAGCCGTGCAGGCCCTGGCTTCCCTGCATGCGGTGCCCGTGGCCGACAGCGAAATCGTGGGGCTGGTCCCTGAGAAGGCGCTCGTCGATACCGCCGCCGATGCACTCCGTCTTGAAGCGTTTGATCGTTCGCTTATTCTAGAGAGGAAAGTCGAGTCGGCCTTCGGGGCATCCTCGAGTTCGGCCGCGGCTACGAACCATCAGCCGGGTACGGACCTTCGACGCCTCTCCGTCGCGCAACTATTGGACGCGATTGCGGCGGCCACGCCCAGTCCGGCCGGGGCCTCGGTATCGGCTCTGGTCGCGGCCTGTGCCGTCTCGCTGGGAATTATGGGGGCGAGACTGAGCCGTCGGCGCGGCGATGCGGCGCGTCTCCACTCCCTCGCCAAGCGGCTGGGGAGATTGGCGCAGGCCGACGGGGTCGCCTACGGGAAGTACCTTCAGGCTTCGAGACTCCCGGCATCCGATCCGCGACGTTCCGCCAGACTGGCTGCCGCTCTGCACCGTGCGACTGAGGTCCCCTTGCAAATTGCCGAGCTGGCGGGACTAGCGGGGAGGCGGCTTCACATCGGCCGGAAATACGTCAAGGCGAGGGTGCAGGCCGATGCGACGGTCGGTGGTCTGTTATGTCTGGCTGCCGGAGAAGCCGGTCTCTGTATTGTTCGAGATAACGTACGATATCAACAAAATCATAAACTTCTACGATCGGTCCACAGCCGGATCCGTCGGGTTGCAATCCGTCTTGAGGAACTGCGGAGGCTATGCTACACTCCTCCGTCTGATCGGTCTGTCACTAGGGAAAAATCAGCACAGGCACGGCCTGAGAAAGCACAGAAGCGACGCGAATGGAAATCAAGGTCTTCAATAACAACGTTGAAAAGGCCCTCAAGGTCGCCAAGAAAAAGCTCGCGGGCGAGGGGCTTTTCCGGGAACTGA